A DNA window from Daucus carota subsp. sativus chromosome 3, DH1 v3.0, whole genome shotgun sequence contains the following coding sequences:
- the LOC108210583 gene encoding probable glycerol-3-phosphate acyltransferase 3, translated as MFFSKPPSVSKFVILISRLLRKYYRNQKGLQRSLSNAHSFNSRNEVESPFSISERAEPSENTTVVFNVEGSLLKSSSLFPYFMLVAFEAGSIIRALVLLILYPFLSLLSHEISLKVMVMVSFFGIKKTGFRVGSSVLPKYFLEDVGDEVFEVLKRAKTKVAVTNLPQVMVESFLRDYLEIEFVNGRELKVVCGYYVGLMEDRSTNILDDLFKDENVSDKVIGLDSLNTSVGHRGFSHCKEVFMVNEAEKLKWKSLSKEKYPKPLIFHDGRLAFRPTALAMLVMFLWFPLGSILAIIRIIIAISLPYSISTPLLTFSGIKLKVFEHVQRSDNAQSKTKGSLYVCNHRTLLDPLILSFGLVKPLAAVTYSLSRMSEILSPIRTVRLTRNRDKDREMMDKLLNQGDLVVCPEGTTCREPYLLRLSPLFTELTDDIVPVGVDTSVSMFHGTTASGLKFLDPIFFLMNPTPSYTLQVLDKICGVSSNDDKSSRFDVANQVQSELGKALGFECTMLTRKDKYMILAGNEGVVSAGNKQ; from the coding sequence ATGTTTTTTTCAAAGCCCCCCTCTGTATCAAAGTTTGTGATCCTAATCTCTCGTCTTCTTCGAAAATATTATAGAAACCAAAAGGGCTTGCAGAGAAGCTTGAGTAATGCACACTCATTCAACTCTAGGAATGAAGTAGAGAGTCCATTCTCTATTTCTGAGAGAGCTGAGCCCTCTGAAAACACAACTGTGGTCTTCAATGTTGAAGGCTCTTTGTTGAAATCTTCGTCGCTTTTTCCATACTTCATGTTGGTTGCATTTGAGGCCGGTAGCATCATAAGGGCTCTCGTTCTTTTGATTTTGTACCCTTTTCTTAGCTTGCTTAGTCATGAGATTTCCTTGAAAGTTATGGTCATGGTTTCGTTTTTCGGGATCAAGAAAACGGGCTTTCGAGTGGGGAGTTCTGTTCTGCCAAAGTACTTTCTAGAGGATGTCGGTGATGAAGTTTTTGAGGTGTTAAAGAGAGCTAAAACTAAAGTTGCAGTCACTAATTTGCCTCAAGTGATGGTTGAGAGCTTCTTAAGGGATTACTTGGAGATCGAATTTGTCAATGGAAGAGAGTTAAAAGTGGTTTGTGGATATTACGTTGGCCTAATGGAAGATAGGAGCACCAACATTTTGGATGATCTATTCAAAGATGAGAATGTATCTGACAAGGTAATCGGACTTGATAGCCTCAACACATCCGTTGGTCATAGAGGATTCTCTCATTGCAAGGAGGTTTTCATGGTAAATGAAGCAGAGAAGCTCAAATGGAAGTCACTTAGCAAGGAAAAATATCCGAAACCTCTGATTTTTCATGATGGTAGATTAGCTTTCAGGCCAACTGCACTTGCCATGCTTGTCATGTTTCTATGGTTTCCTCTCGGGTCAATTCTTGCCATCATCCGGATCATCATTGCCATTTCTTTACCATACAGTATCTCCACTCCTCTGTTAACTTTCTCAGGAATTAAACTCAAGGTTTTCGAACACGTGCAAAGGTCAGATAATGCACAGTCCAAAACCAAAGGTTCTCTATATGTGTGCAACCACAGAACATTATTGGACCCTCTGATTCTATCATTCGGACTCGTGAAACCTTTGGCTGCCGTTACATATAGCCTAAGTAGAATGTCTGAAATTTTATCACCAATCAGAACTGTGCGATTAACGAGAAACAGAGACAAGGACAGGGAAATGATGGATAAGTTATTGAATCAAGGGGATTTGGTTGTTTGCCCTGAGGGAACTACTTGTAGAGAACCTTACTTGCTAAGGCTGAGTCCTTTgttcacagaattgactgatgATATCGTCCCTGTTGGCGTAGATACAAGTGTTAGTATGTTTCATGGTACAACAGCTAGTGGATTGAAGTTCTTGGATCCAATTTTCTTCCTCATGAATCCAACTCCAAGCTACACACTGCAAGTACTTGATAAAATCTGCGGTGTTTCAAGCAATGATGATAAAAGCTCAAGGTTTGATGTGGCGAATCAGGTGCAAAGTGAGCTTGGCAAGGCCTTAGGATTCGAATGCACGATGCTAACAAGGAAGGACAAGTACATGATCTTGGCTGGCAATGAAGGAGTAGTTTCTGCCGGAAACAAACAATAA
- the LOC108210584 gene encoding probable glycerol-3-phosphate acyltransferase 3: MVFSKSPSFSGFVLLISRLLRKYYRNQKGLQRSLSNANSFNSQHKVKSQLSLSERVEPSESTTVVFNVEGSLLKSSSLFPYFMLVAFEAGSLIRALILLILYPIISLLSYEHSINIMVMISFFGIKKKSFRVGSSVLPKYFLEDVGAEVFAVLQKAKRKVAVTNLPQVMVESFLSDYLEINSVNGRELKVVCGYYVGLMEDGSHSILDGLFEDENASENVIGLDSLNTSFAHTCFSHCKEVFMVNEAEKLKWNSLSKEQYPKPLIFHDGRLAFRPTPLAMLVMFVWLPLGTIIAIIRIIIAISLPYSISTPLLTFSGIKLKVFEPVQRPKTQSKTKGSLYVCNHRTLLDPLILSFGLMKPLAAVTYSLSRMSEFLSPIRTVRLTRNRDKDRAMMDKLLNQGDLVVCPEGTTCREPYLLRLSPLFTELTDDIVPVGVDTKVSMFHGTTASGLKFLDPIFFLMNPTPSYTLQVLDKICGVSSNNDKSSRFDVANKVQSELGKALGFECTMLTRKDKYMILAGNEGVVSAGNKQ; the protein is encoded by the coding sequence ATGGTATTCTCGAAATCCCCTTCATTTTCAGGATTCGTCCTCCTTATCTCTCGTCTCCTTAGAAAATACTACAGAAACCAAAAGGGTCTGCAGAGAAGCCTAAGTAATGCAAATTCATTCAATTCCCAacataaagtaaagagccaattaTCTCTTTCAGAAAGAGTTGAGCCTTCTGAAAGCACAACTGTAGTGTTTAATGTAGAGGGCTCTTTGCTGAAATCTTCATCTCTTTTTCCATACTTCATGTTAGTTGCATTTGAAGCCGGTAGCCTCATAAGGGCCCTCATTCTATTAATTTTATACCCTATCATTAGCCTACTTAGTTATGAACATTCCATAAACATAATGGTCATGATTTCATTTTTCGGAATCAAGAAAAAGAGTTTCCGAGTAGGAAGTTCTGTTCTGCCTAAGTATTTTCTAGAGGATGTTGGTGCTGAAGTGTTTGCGGTGTTGCAAAAAGCCAAAAGGAAAGTTGCAGTCACTAATTTGCCTCAAGTCATGGTTGAGAGCTTCTTAAGTGATTACTTGGAGATCAATTCTGTCAACGGAAGGGAGTTAAAAGTTGTTTGTGGATATTACGTTGGCCTAATGGAAGATGGGAGTCACAGCATTTTGGATGGTCTATTCGAAGATGAGAATGCATCTGAAAATGTAATCGGCCTCGATAGCCTCAACACATCCTTTGCTCATACTTGTTTCTCTCATTGCAAGGAGGTTTTCATGGTAAATGAAGCAGAGAAGCTAAAATGGAATTCACTTAGCAAGGAGCAATATCCGAAACCTCTTATTTTCCACGATGGTCGATTAGCTTTCAGGCCAACTCCACTTGCCATGCTTGTCATGTTTGTTTGGCTCCCTCTTGGAACAATAATTGCCATCATCCGAATCATTATTGCCATTTCTTTACCATACTCTATCTCCACTCCTCTGTTAACTTTCTCAGGAATTAAACTCAAGGTTTTCGAACCTGTCCAAAGGCCAAAAACACAGTCAAAAACAAAAGGTTCACTATATGTATGCAACCACAGAACATTACTGGACCCCCTAATTCTCTCATTCGGACTCATGAAACCTTTGGCTGCAGTAACATACAGCCTAAGCCGAATGTCAGAGTTTTTATCACCAATTAGAACAGTCCGGTTAACGAGAAACAGAGACAAAGACAGAGCAATGATGGATAAGTTATTGAATCAAGGGGATTTGGTTGTTTGCCCTGAAGGAACTACTTGTAGAGAACCTTACTTGCTAAGGCTAAGTCCTCTtttcacagaactgactgatgaTATCGTCCCTGTTGGCGTAGACACAAAAGTGAGCATGTTTCATGGCACAACTGCTAGTGGATTAAAGTTCTTGGATCCGATTTTCTTTCTCATGAACCCTACTCCCAGCTACACTCTGCAAGTACTTGATAAAATTTGTGGTGTTTCAAGCAACAACGACAAAAGCTCAAGGTTTGATGTGGCAAATAAGGTGCAGAGTGAGCTTGGCAAGGCCTTGGGATTTGAATGCACAATGCTAACAAGGAAGGACAAGTACATGATCTTGGCTGGCAATGAAGGAGTAGTTTCTGCTGGAAACAAACAATAA
- the LOC108213124 gene encoding probable glycerol-3-phosphate acyltransferase 3 yields the protein MIFSKPPRLILFICRLIRKHYRDQKGLQRSLSNAHSVAPETQHKQHCQTTLSERVKWSENAVIFNVEGALLKSSSLFSYFMLVAFEAGSLVRAFVLLLLYPLLCLLSHEDSVNVMVMVSFFGIKKSSFRVGSSVLPKYFLEDVGDEAFEVVKRARSSYAVTDMPQVMVECFLSDYLEIDFVSGRDLKVVCGYYVGLMEEKKNSTSLEDKFDDANIFKNVIGLDNMDTSLQHPLFSHCKEVVMVSEAEKLKWNILSKDRYPKPLIFHDGRLAFKPSPLAMLAMFIWLPLGSIISIIRICIAISLPYTISTPLLAYSGIKLELSRPNHHLASPNSQSQTKGSLYVCNHRTLLDPLFLSFGLVKPLAAVTYSLSRMSEFLSPIRTVRLTRNRDKDREMMDKLLNQGDLVVCPEGTTCREPYLLRLSPLFTELTDDIVPVGVDTNVSMFHGTTASGLKCLDPIFFLMNPTPSYTVQILDKICGVSSGNIDTQSSRFDVANKVQCELGEALGFECTMLTRKDKYMILAGNEGVVSTERKQ from the exons ATGATTTTCTCTAAGCCTCCTCGGCTCATCCTCTTTATATGTCGTCTCATTCGAAAGCATTATCGAGACCAGAAGGGTCTGCAGAGGAGCTTAAGTAATGCTCATTCTGTTGCACCTGAGACACAACACAAACAACATTGCCAGACCACTTTGTCTGAAAGAGTGAAGTGGTCTGAGAATGCAGTGATCTTTAATGTCGAAGGAGCCTTGTTGAAATCTTCGTCTCTGTTCTCGTACTTCATGCTGGTTGCTTTCGAAGCTGGCAGTCTTGTGAGGGCTTTTGTTTTACTACTACTTTACCCTCTTCTTTGTTTGCTTAGCCATGAAGATTCGGTGAACGTTATGGTGATGGTTTCGTTTTTCGGGATCAAGAAAAGTAGCTTTCGGGTGGGGAGTTCGGTGCTACCAAAGTATTTCTTGGAGGATGTTGGTGATGAAGCTTTTGAGGTGGTGAAGAGAGCCAGATCAAGCTATGCAGTCACTGATATGCCTCAAGTAATGGTGGAATGTTTTTTGAGTGATTATTTGGAGATTGATTTTGTTTCGGGGAGAGATTTGAAAGTGGTTTGTGGTTACTATGTGGGTCtaatggaagaaaagaagaactCGACGAGTTTGGAAGATAAATTTGATGATGCAAATATCTTCAAAAATGTTATCGGACTTGATAATATGGATACATCTCTTCAGCATCCATTGTTCTCTCATTGCAAG GAGGTTGTGATGGTGAGTGAAGCTGAGAAGCTGAAATGGAATATACTGAGCAAGGACAGATATCCAAAACCATTAATCTTCCATGATGGTAGGTTAGCTTTCAAGCCAAGCCCACTTGCCATGCTTGCCATGTTCATATGGCTTCCCTTGGGCTCAATTATTTCAATAATTCGAATATGTATTGCCATTTCCCTACCGTACACTATCTCCACTCCTCTCTTAGCCTACTCAGGAATTAAACTTGAGCTTTCAAGACCCAACCACCACTTAGCTTCACCAAATTCTCAGTCACAAACCAAAGGCTCACTCTATGTGTGTAACCACAGAACATTATTGGATCCTTTATTTCTGTCATTCGGCCTCGTGAAACCTTTGGCTGCAGTAACATACAGCCTTAGTAGAATGTCAGAGTTTTTATCACCAATCAGAACTGTCCGATTAACGAGAAACAGAGACAAGGACAGGGAAATGATGGATAAGTTATTGAATCAAGGGGATTTGGTTGTTTGCCCTGAAGGAACTACTTGTAGAGAACCTTACTTGCTAAGGCTAAGTCCTTTgttcacagaactgactgacgATATCGTCCCTGTTGGCGTAGACACAAATGTGAGCATGTTTCACGGTACAACTGCTAGCGGATTGAAGTGCTTGGACCCTATTTTCTTCCTCATGAACCCGACCCCGAGCTACACAGTccagattcttgataaaatctGTGGCGTTTCTTCGGGCAATATTGATACTCAGAGCTCGAGATTCGACGTTGCGAATAAAGTGCAGTGTGAGCTCGGTGAGGCCCTAGGGTTCGAATGCACAATGCTTACCAGGAAGGACAAGTACATGATCTTGGCAGGCAATGAAGGAGTGGTTTCTACAGAAAGGAAACAATAG
- the LOC108211526 gene encoding probable glycerol-3-phosphate acyltransferase 3: MAFSKTPSFSGFVLLISRLLRKYYRNQKGLQRSLSTANSFNSQHKVKSQLSLSERVEPSENTTVVFNVEGSLLKSSSLFPYFMLVAFEAGSLIRALILLILYPIISLLSYEHSIDVMVMISFFGMKKKSFRVGSSVLPKYFLEDVGDEVFAVLQKAKRKIAVTNLPQVMVESFLSDYLEIESVNGRELKVVCGYYVGLMEDRSNSILVDLFKDENVSEDVIGLDSLNTSVAHRGFSHCKEFFMVNEAEKLKWKSLSKENYLKPLIFHDGRLAFRPTPLSMLVMFVWLPLGTIIAIIRILIAISLPYSISTPLLTFSGIKLKVFEPVQRPKTQSKTKGSLYVCNHRTLLDPLILSFGLVKPLAAVTYSLSRMSEILSPIRTVRLTRNRDKDREMMDRLLNQGDLVVCPEGTTCREPYLLRLSPLFTELTDDIVPVGVDTEVSMFHGTTSSGLKFLDPIFFLMNPTPSYTLQVLGKICGVSSNDDKSSRFDVANKVQSELGKALGFECTMLTRKDKYMILAGNEGVVSAGNKQ; encoded by the coding sequence ATGGCCTTCTCAAAAACCCCATCTTTTTCAGGATTCGTCCTCCTAATCTCTCGTCTCCTTAGAAAATACTATAGAAACCAAAAGGGTCTGCAGAGAAGCCTAAGTACTGCAAATTCATTCAATTCCCAacataaagtaaagagccaattaTCTCTTTCAGAAAGAGTTGAGCCTTCTGAAAACACAACTGTAGTGTTTAATGTAGAGGGCTCTTTGCTGAAATCTTCATCTCTTTTTCCATACTTCATGTTAGTTGCCTTTGAAGCCGGTAGCCTCATAAGGGCCctcattcttttaattttataccCTATTATCAGCCTACTTAGTTATGAACATTCGATTGATGTTATGGTCATGATTTCATTTTTCGGGATGAAAAAAAAGAGTTTTCGAGTAGGAAGTTCAGTTCTGCCAAAGTATTTTCTTGAGGATGTTGGTGATGAAGTGTTTGCGGTGTTGCAAAAAGCCAAAAGGAAAATTGCAGTCACTAATTTGCCTCAAGTCATGGTTGAGAGCTTCTTAAGTGATTACTTGGAGATCGAATCTGTCAACGGAAGAgagctaaaagttgtttgtGGATATTATGTTGGCCTAATGGAGGATAGGAGTAACAGCATATTGGTGGATCTATTCAAGGATGAGAATGTATCTGAGGATGTAATCGGACTCGATAGCCTCAACACATCCGTTGCTCATAGAGGATTCTCTCATTGCAAGGAGTTTTTCATGGTAAATGAAGCAGAGAAGCTAAAATGGAAGTCACTTAGCAAGGAAAATTATCTGAAACCTCTCATTTTTCACGATGGTCGATTAGCTTTTAGGCCAACTCCACTTTCCATGCTTGTCATGTTTGTTTGGCTCCCTCTCGGAACAATAATTGCCATAATCCGAATCCTTATTGCCATTTCTTTACCATACAGTATCTCCACTCCTCTGTTAACCTTCTCAGGAATTAAGCTCAAGGTTTTCGAACCCGTCCAAAGGCCAAAAACACAGTCAAAAACCAAAGGTTCTCTATATGTATGCAACCACAGAACATTACTGGACCCTCTAATTCTCTCATTCGGACTCGTGAAACCTTTGGCTGCAGTAACATACAGCCTCAGCAGAATGTCTGAAATTTTATCACCAATCAGAACAGTCCGATTAACGAGAAACAGAGACAAAGACAGAGAAATGATGGATAGATTATTGAATCAAGGGGATTTGGTTGTTTGCCCTGAAGGAACTACTTGCAGAGAACCTTACTTGCTAAGGCTCAGTCCTTTgttcacagaactgactgatgaTATCGTCCCTGTTGGCGTAGACACGGAAGTGAGCATGTTTCATGGTACAACATCTAGTGGATTGAAGTTCTTGGATCCAATTTTCTTCCTTATGAACCCTACTCCAAGCTACACACTGCAAGTACTTGGAAAAATTTGTGGCGTTTCAAGCAACGACGACAAAAGCTCAAGGTTTGATGTGGCCAATAAGGTGCAGAGTGAGCTTGGCAAGGCCTTAGGATTCGAATGCACGATGCTAACAAGGAAGGACAAGTACATGATCTTGGCAGGCAATGAAGGAGTAGTTTCTGCTGGAAACAAACAATAA